One window of Fusobacterium polymorphum genomic DNA carries:
- a CDS encoding ATP-dependent DNA helicase yields the protein MSNLNKKQFEAVETVNGPVVIIAGPGTGKTKTLVERTVNILVNKEVEAKKIMITTFTNKAAKELELRINERLEELNKNIDISDIYLGTMHSIWTRLIQENITYSNFFDNFELMSGDYEQHFFIYSRLKEYKKLEDYQKFFDNLSYNENKYRSDWQKSSFLRNKINDLNENAIDIESVQTSDIYINFIKSTYKLYEKQLFENNIVDFSYLQVEFLNMLLNNADFLEKINNHFDYIMVDEYQDSNKIQEKILLSISKNKKNICVVGDEDQSIYRFRGASAENILNFSKHFGEGECKLIVLEENYRSVNDIVEFNNKWINAIDWHGNRFEKNIVSMRLDNILSKSVFHISGSTLDENIRNTVTFIKKLKQSNKITNYNQIAVLFSHFKDRSAKKLEDALKKENIEVYSPRTKVFFEMYEVKLTFGVILACFKKYFPEEVLDTYLLECLDLARLEIRKDNEFLAWIKEKIENISEYSFNSLNEIFYELLSFSYYKNVLKEEGPIEARANHNLAILSKIFKNFQKYVHSKKISIEDDFSIIKYFFTKYLEILKQSRVDEIFSEEDYPNDCIPFLTIHQSKGLEFPVVIVFSLYSKPNVSGDLSRQTSIDRLINSNSKISEIEKEYFDFYRKFYVAFSRAKNLLVLSCYEKGVSENFKPFFYSVRGVNSLQFDIDQINLDEVSKKDERRVLSYTTDIALYRYCPMKYFLVREKEYSTYDKKVFSLGIITHKAIEHINKSFLQKQEIFSDNYIEDLVKNIYKFQNIDLDNNVEKIIDITKKYMENEKDNFKYIKKVEASEFRVEDNYILYGQIDLILEDENEIKIIDFKTGKYNEIEFSSNYRQQLSLYKLLLQKKYDKEIKTYLYYLEEDKPKKEILIDDEDLKEDLENINKTTQDILDKKFPKIPYNKNICGLCEFKNYCWGIQ from the coding sequence ATGTCAAATTTGAATAAAAAACAATTTGAAGCAGTTGAAACTGTCAATGGTCCTGTTGTAATAATAGCAGGGCCTGGGACAGGAAAAACAAAAACTCTTGTTGAAAGAACTGTAAATATCCTTGTAAATAAAGAAGTAGAAGCTAAAAAAATTATGATTACTACTTTTACAAATAAGGCTGCTAAAGAATTGGAGCTTAGAATAAATGAAAGATTGGAAGAATTAAATAAAAATATAGATATAAGTGATATATACTTAGGAACTATGCATTCTATTTGGACAAGACTTATACAAGAAAATATTACTTATTCTAATTTTTTTGATAACTTTGAGCTTATGAGTGGAGATTATGAGCAACACTTTTTTATTTATTCAAGATTAAAAGAATATAAAAAATTAGAAGATTATCAAAAGTTTTTTGATAATCTTTCTTATAATGAGAATAAATATAGAAGTGATTGGCAAAAGAGTTCTTTTCTTAGAAATAAAATAAATGATTTAAATGAGAATGCAATAGATATTGAAAGTGTGCAAACTTCTGATATTTATATAAATTTTATAAAATCTACTTATAAACTTTATGAAAAACAACTTTTTGAAAATAATATAGTTGATTTTTCTTATTTACAAGTAGAATTTTTAAATATGCTTTTAAATAATGCTGATTTTTTAGAAAAAATAAATAATCATTTTGACTATATTATGGTTGATGAATATCAAGATAGTAACAAAATTCAAGAGAAGATATTGCTTTCTATTTCCAAAAATAAAAAAAATATCTGTGTTGTAGGAGATGAAGATCAATCTATATATAGATTTAGAGGAGCAAGTGCAGAAAATATTTTAAATTTTTCTAAACATTTTGGAGAAGGTGAATGTAAACTTATAGTATTAGAGGAGAACTATCGTTCAGTAAATGATATAGTTGAGTTTAATAATAAGTGGATAAATGCTATTGATTGGCATGGAAATAGATTTGAAAAAAATATAGTATCAATGAGATTAGATAATATTTTAAGTAAAAGTGTTTTTCATATTTCTGGAAGTACCTTAGATGAAAATATTAGAAATACTGTAACTTTTATAAAAAAATTAAAACAAAGTAACAAAATTACAAACTATAATCAAATAGCAGTTTTATTTTCACATTTTAAAGATAGGTCTGCAAAAAAATTAGAGGATGCTTTAAAAAAAGAAAATATTGAAGTTTATTCTCCAAGAACAAAAGTTTTCTTTGAAATGTATGAAGTAAAATTAACTTTTGGTGTAATTTTAGCTTGTTTTAAAAAGTATTTTCCAGAAGAAGTACTTGATACATATTTATTGGAGTGTCTAGATTTAGCAAGATTAGAAATTAGAAAAGATAATGAATTTTTAGCTTGGATAAAAGAAAAAATTGAAAATATTTCTGAATATAGTTTTAACTCTTTAAATGAAATTTTTTATGAATTATTAAGTTTTTCTTACTATAAGAATGTTTTAAAAGAAGAAGGCCCTATTGAAGCAAGGGCTAATCATAATCTGGCTATACTTAGTAAGATATTTAAAAACTTTCAAAAGTATGTACATTCTAAAAAAATAAGTATTGAAGATGATTTTTCTATAATTAAATATTTTTTCACAAAATATTTAGAAATCTTAAAACAGTCAAGAGTTGATGAGATTTTTTCTGAGGAAGATTATCCTAATGATTGTATCCCATTTTTAACTATACACCAATCAAAAGGTTTAGAATTTCCAGTAGTTATTGTATTCTCATTATATTCTAAACCCAATGTAAGTGGAGATTTATCAAGACAGACAAGTATAGATAGACTTATCAATTCAAATTCTAAAATCTCTGAGATAGAAAAAGAATATTTTGATTTTTATAGAAAATTCTATGTGGCTTTTAGTAGAGCAAAAAATTTATTAGTTTTAAGTTGCTATGAAAAAGGAGTATCTGAAAACTTTAAACCTTTTTTCTATTCAGTTCGTGGAGTAAATAGTTTACAATTTGATATTGACCAAATAAATTTAGATGAAGTTAGTAAAAAAGATGAAAGAAGAGTTTTATCATATACAACTGATATTGCACTTTATAGATATTGTCCTATGAAATATTTTTTAGTGAGAGAAAAAGAATATTCAACTTATGATAAAAAAGTATTTAGTTTAGGAATAATAACTCACAAGGCAATAGAACATATAAATAAATCATTTTTGCAAAAACAAGAGATTTTTTCTGATAACTATATAGAAGATTTAGTGAAAAATATCTATAAATTTCAAAATATAGATTTAGATAATAATGTTGAGAAAATAATAGATATCACTAAAAAATATATGGAAAATGAAAAAGATAACTTTAAATATATAAAAAAGGTTGAAGCTTCTGAATTTAGAGTTGAAGACAATTATATTCTATATGGGCAAATAGATTTAATTTTAGAAGATGAAAATGAAATTAAAATTATAGACTTTAAAACTGGAAAATATAATGAAATTGAGTTTTCTTCTAATTATAGACAACAACTATCACTATATAAATTACTTCTTCAAAAAAAATATGATAAGGAGATAAAAACTTATCTATATTATTTAGAGGAAGATAAGCCTAAAAAGGAAATTCTTATTGATGATGAAGATTTAAAAGAAGATTTAGAAAATATAAATAAAACAACACAAGATATTTTAGATAAGAAATTTCCTAAAATTCCATATAATAAAAATATCTGTGGGCTTTGTGAATTTAAAAACTATTGTTGGGGGATACAATGA
- a CDS encoding metallophosphoesterase family protein, with protein sequence MKIVHCSDLHLGKRLSGTKDYVTKRYMDFFNAFATFVDKVEEIKPDVCLIAGDIFDKKEINPDILSKTEYLFKRLRDNVKKDIIAIEGNHDNSRILEESWLEYLQEQNILKVFYYNKDFGEKNYLKIDDINFYPVGYPGFMIDEALTKLSEKLNPQEKNIVVVHTGISGSTNTLPGLVSTSILDLFKDKAIYIAGGHIHSFTTYPKEKPYFFVSGSLEFSNVQNEKSDKKGFILFDTDTLNYEFIELEHRKRIKKDFSYTNFSNLENEFENFVKELNLTGEEILVISVSLNNNDYINTENLENIAEKNGALKTHILIKNILNIGADEENNSDLSIDELEKNLINTWNISEIEKFSKSFGRLKELFSNDDRDSFLELFDKTLEVSEDDN encoded by the coding sequence ATGAAAATAGTGCATTGTTCAGATTTACATTTAGGTAAAAGACTTAGTGGAACCAAAGACTATGTCACAAAAAGATATATGGATTTTTTTAATGCTTTTGCAACTTTTGTTGATAAGGTAGAGGAGATAAAACCTGACGTATGCTTGATTGCAGGAGATATTTTTGATAAAAAGGAGATTAATCCTGATATACTTTCTAAAACTGAATATCTATTTAAAAGACTAAGAGATAATGTCAAAAAAGATATAATAGCTATTGAGGGAAATCACGATAATTCTAGAATTTTAGAAGAGTCTTGGCTTGAATATCTACAAGAACAAAATATTTTAAAAGTTTTTTACTATAATAAAGATTTTGGAGAGAAAAACTATTTAAAAATAGATGATATAAATTTTTATCCAGTAGGCTATCCTGGTTTTATGATAGATGAAGCCTTGACTAAACTTTCTGAAAAATTAAATCCCCAAGAAAAGAATATAGTTGTGGTTCACACTGGAATTTCAGGGAGTACAAATACTTTACCAGGACTGGTTTCAACTTCTATATTAGATTTATTTAAAGATAAGGCTATATATATTGCAGGTGGACATATACATTCATTTACAACTTATCCAAAGGAAAAACCTTACTTTTTTGTTTCAGGTTCTTTGGAGTTTTCTAATGTTCAAAATGAAAAATCTGATAAAAAAGGCTTTATCTTATTTGATACAGATACTTTAAACTATGAATTTATAGAATTAGAACATAGAAAAAGAATAAAAAAAGATTTTTCATATACTAATTTTTCAAATTTAGAAAATGAGTTTGAAAATTTTGTTAAAGAATTAAATTTAACTGGTGAAGAAATCCTAGTTATTTCTGTATCTCTAAATAACAATGACTATATAAATACTGAAAACCTAGAAAATATTGCTGAAAAAAATGGTGCTTTAAAAACACATATTTTAATAAAAAATATTTTAAATATAGGAGCTGATGAAGAAAATAATTCTGATTTAAGTATAGATGAATTAGAAAAAAATTTAATAAATACTTGGAATATCTCTGAAATTGAAAAATTTTCTAAAAGTTTTGGTAGACTTAAAGAATTATTTTCAAATGATGATAGAGATAGTTTTTTAGAATTGTTTGATAAAACTTTGGAGGTGAGTGAAGATGATAATTAA
- a CDS encoding AAA family ATPase encodes MIIKKVQLENYRSHSNITVEFTKGVNLILGKNGRGKTSILEAISTVMFNTKDRSGKETGKSYIKFGEKSSKVEIDFIANDGREYNLKTEFFKTKPKKQTLKDIIGSEYDGDIQEKLEELCGIKKGFEETYENIVIAKQNEFINIFKAKPKDREEIFNKIFNTQIYKEMYDSFLKEAVDKYKSEKENLDSKINSLKENMEDKEQITNSLKEEKDVEKNLQDNFKNINVVSKNLENEIKDYETTEVELNNLVKNIKDEENKIKKYLNILKENIIEAKQAKKSKIIIKETEKSYLECLEIENRLKNLRENLDNLLDEQKLNIQYQNNIEKLELFNKNLKVDIGNLEENISKNSEKKENLESEISNLKIKEEDLDLKLKKYINLLDKLEKLENFKNKKLEDKLKKTTEIDILKEELSTNKRLYKTTDLLKTQIKLTNLLKIEEKLKLLEEQKIIFETEIKTLKKSSKELSDKICPFLNEKCQNLEDKEAEDYFSSKISIKTEELENLKKNIEEKTQILVEKVVFEDKIKYYFDLNKRINELEFSSKNEEVNLKEIELDIKNLDMDIQKLIENQEFQNSQMLREKKKELEVELRNLNLDEKRENLKNLLENLEREKEKILKNQNSIESNLKEIDEYSKKIKEDTNKNIENIKSEIKTFENKLDDLKNPYNEYLKNNVLAEDLDNLLIKVDKNIKELYSLRTEKNLLKEKVSNLEEKIKNIKIDKLKEKYDIIKEELNEINKKLGSSQEKIENYKKILEKISSQEEKQKKLLVEFKKLENKFNKASLIRNEVGQMGRAISKYMLSGISNIASVNFNKITGRTERIEWSNEEKNKYAVYLVGQERKIAFEQLSGGEQVSVAIAIRGTMTEYFTNSKFMILDEPTNNLDTERKKLLAEYMGEILNNLEQSIIVTHDDTFREMAEKIIEL; translated from the coding sequence ATGATAATTAAAAAAGTACAACTTGAAAATTATCGTTCTCATTCTAATATAACTGTTGAATTTACCAAAGGAGTAAACCTTATTTTAGGTAAGAATGGGAGAGGTAAAACTTCTATACTTGAAGCTATTAGTACAGTTATGTTTAATACTAAGGATAGAAGTGGTAAGGAAACAGGGAAAAGCTATATTAAATTTGGTGAAAAATCTTCAAAGGTAGAGATAGATTTTATAGCTAATGATGGTAGAGAATATAATTTAAAAACTGAATTTTTTAAAACAAAACCTAAAAAACAAACTTTAAAAGATATTATAGGTTCTGAATATGATGGAGATATTCAAGAGAAATTAGAAGAACTTTGTGGAATAAAAAAAGGTTTTGAAGAAACTTATGAAAATATAGTTATTGCTAAGCAAAATGAATTTATAAATATCTTTAAAGCTAAGCCAAAAGATAGAGAAGAGATATTTAACAAGATTTTTAATACTCAAATATATAAGGAAATGTATGATAGCTTTTTAAAGGAAGCTGTTGATAAGTATAAATCTGAAAAAGAAAATTTAGATAGTAAAATAAATTCTTTAAAAGAAAATATGGAAGATAAAGAACAGATTACAAATTCTCTTAAAGAGGAAAAAGATGTAGAGAAAAATTTACAAGATAATTTTAAAAATATTAATGTTGTATCTAAAAATTTAGAAAATGAAATAAAAGACTATGAAACAACAGAGGTAGAATTAAATAATTTAGTTAAAAATATTAAAGATGAAGAAAATAAAATAAAGAAATATTTAAACATCTTAAAAGAAAATATTATTGAAGCAAAACAAGCTAAAAAATCAAAAATAATTATTAAAGAAACTGAAAAATCTTATCTTGAATGCTTAGAAATTGAAAATAGATTAAAAAATTTAAGAGAAAATCTTGATAATTTATTGGATGAGCAAAAATTAAATATTCAATATCAAAATAATATTGAAAAATTAGAACTATTTAATAAAAATTTAAAAGTTGATATTGGTAATTTAGAAGAAAATATTTCAAAAAATTCTGAGAAAAAAGAAAATTTAGAAAGTGAAATATCTAATCTTAAAATTAAAGAAGAAGATTTAGATTTAAAATTAAAAAAATATATAAATTTGCTTGATAAATTAGAAAAATTAGAAAACTTTAAAAATAAAAAATTAGAAGATAAATTAAAAAAAACGACAGAAATTGACATTCTAAAAGAAGAGTTGTCTACAAATAAAAGATTATATAAAACAACTGATCTTTTAAAAACTCAAATAAAATTAACAAATCTTTTAAAAATTGAAGAAAAATTAAAACTTTTAGAAGAACAAAAAATTATTTTTGAAACTGAAATAAAAACCTTGAAAAAATCAAGTAAAGAACTGTCAGATAAGATTTGTCCTTTTTTAAATGAGAAATGCCAAAACTTAGAAGATAAAGAGGCAGAAGATTATTTCTCTTCTAAAATTTCTATAAAAACAGAAGAATTAGAAAATTTGAAAAAAAATATAGAAGAAAAAACTCAAATTCTAGTTGAAAAAGTGGTTTTTGAAGATAAAATAAAATATTATTTTGATCTTAATAAAAGAATAAATGAGCTTGAATTCTCTTCAAAAAATGAAGAAGTTAATTTAAAAGAAATTGAATTAGATATTAAAAATTTGGATATGGATATTCAAAAACTTATTGAAAATCAAGAGTTTCAAAATAGTCAAATGCTAAGAGAAAAGAAAAAGGAATTGGAAGTTGAACTTAGAAATCTAAACTTAGATGAAAAAAGAGAAAATTTAAAAAATCTTCTTGAAAATTTAGAAAGAGAAAAGGAAAAGATTTTAAAAAATCAAAACTCAATAGAAAGCAATTTAAAGGAAATTGATGAGTATTCAAAGAAAATTAAAGAAGATACAAATAAAAATATTGAGAACATAAAATCAGAAATAAAAACTTTTGAAAATAAACTTGATGATTTAAAAAATCCTTATAATGAGTATCTAAAAAATAATGTCTTGGCAGAAGATTTAGATAATTTACTTATAAAAGTAGATAAAAATATTAAAGAGCTTTATTCTTTAAGGACTGAGAAAAATTTATTAAAAGAGAAAGTATCTAATTTGGAAGAAAAAATAAAAAATATAAAAATAGATAAACTGAAAGAAAAATATGATATTATTAAAGAAGAATTAAATGAAATCAATAAAAAATTAGGTTCATCACAAGAAAAAATTGAAAACTATAAGAAAATATTAGAAAAAATATCTTCACAAGAAGAAAAACAAAAAAAATTACTTGTTGAATTTAAGAAATTAGAAAATAAATTTAATAAGGCGAGTTTAATAAGAAATGAAGTAGGACAAATGGGTAGAGCTATTTCTAAGTATATGCTTAGTGGCATTAGCAATATTGCAAGTGTTAATTTTAATAAGATTACAGGTAGAACTGAAAGAATTGAATGGAGCAATGAAGAAAAAAATAAGTATGCTGTATATTTAGTAGGGCAGGAAAGAAAAATTGCCTTTGAGCAACTATCAGGAGGAGAGCAAGTTTCTGTTGCAATAGCAATAAGAGGAACTATGACAGAATATTTCACTAATTCTAAATTTATGATTTTAGATGAACCTACAAATAATCTTGATACTGAAAGAAAAAAACTACTTGCAGAGTATATGGGGGAAATTTTAAACAACTTAGAGCAAAGTATAATAGTTACTCACGACGATACATTTAGAGAAATGGCTGAAAAAATAATAGAATTGTAG
- a CDS encoding epoxyqueuosine reductase QueH gives MKVNYDLKMEEILKEISESGKKKRLLIHSCCGPCSSSVLEYLKEFFKIDIYFYNPNITYDYEYVARMEEQKEMLEKLDYDMNVIEGVYNPKEDFFEKIKGLENEKEGGQRCYSCYDIRIGETAKKAKEEGYDFFSTVLSISPMKNVNYINEIGEKYSKEYDIPFLFADFKKKNRYLRSVQISKELNMYRQEYCGCVFSKVEKEQRDREKALKEKQEGEVKND, from the coding sequence ATGAAAGTTAATTATGATTTAAAAATGGAAGAAATTTTAAAAGAAATTAGTGAGAGTGGAAAGAAAAAAAGATTGCTTATTCACTCTTGTTGTGGACCTTGTAGTTCATCTGTTTTAGAGTATTTAAAAGAATTCTTTAAAATAGATATTTATTTCTATAATCCAAATATAACTTATGATTATGAGTATGTAGCTAGAATGGAAGAACAAAAAGAAATGCTTGAAAAATTGGATTATGATATGAATGTTATAGAAGGTGTCTACAATCCAAAGGAAGATTTTTTTGAAAAAATAAAAGGGCTTGAAAATGAGAAAGAGGGAGGACAGAGATGTTACTCTTGTTATGATATAAGAATAGGAGAAACAGCTAAAAAAGCGAAGGAAGAAGGCTATGATTTTTTTAGCACTGTTTTAAGTATAAGTCCAATGAAAAATGTAAACTATATAAATGAGATCGGAGAAAAATATTCCAAAGAATACGATATTCCATTTTTATTTGCAGATTTTAAAAAGAAAAATAGATATTTAAGGTCAGTACAAATTTCAAAAGAATTAAATATGTATAGACAAGAATATTGTGGCTGTGTATTTTCAAAAGTAGAAAAAGAACAAAGAGATAGAGAAAAAGCTTTAAAAGAAAAACAGGAGGGAGAAGTAAAAAATGACTAG
- a CDS encoding toxin-antitoxin system YwqK family antitoxin — protein sequence MKKFLIILTFLSVSIFAYSDSAFSYSKSVNIDFDVRVMMGLTKIEENDNPKYKKFLNYIDENLAKKGEVKYSHKLNMDKKVVEFFSEKGELLLTENLPKEFLDIIDNSIRVAVNKEEIKKTIKNIYEDPYTYVSISKYKENLILFTEENMVNRGKIKNTISVVLKRELTDNEKNELIYLKNNDNDEFFNKYRTYIDIETTKTYINDKLELFQEIKGLTDTIILYRKNEVSKEVLEYTDSSRLNSVAKEYRNDRLLKETFVKNKEIVLEKEYYANGKLAREIPLKDGLINGEAKDYYENGKIRSTATFVNGHIDGVVKEYNQAGKVIKETLYKNGKKVK from the coding sequence ATGAAAAAATTTCTAATTATTTTAACATTTTTATCTGTTTCTATTTTTGCTTATTCAGATTCAGCTTTTTCTTATTCAAAGTCTGTAAATATAGATTTTGATGTAAGAGTTATGATGGGCTTGACTAAGATAGAAGAAAATGATAACCCAAAATATAAAAAATTTTTAAATTATATTGATGAAAATTTAGCTAAAAAAGGTGAAGTTAAATATTCACATAAATTAAATATGGATAAGAAAGTAGTAGAATTCTTTTCTGAAAAGGGAGAACTTTTACTTACAGAAAATCTTCCAAAGGAATTTTTAGATATTATAGATAACTCCATAAGAGTTGCTGTAAATAAAGAAGAAATAAAAAAAACTATTAAAAATATCTATGAAGATCCATACACTTATGTAAGTATAAGTAAATATAAGGAAAATTTAATCTTATTTACAGAAGAAAATATGGTAAATAGAGGTAAAATAAAAAATACTATCTCAGTTGTTCTAAAAAGAGAATTAACAGATAATGAAAAAAATGAATTAATTTATTTAAAAAACAATGATAATGATGAATTTTTTAATAAATATAGAACTTATATAGACATTGAAACAACAAAAACTTATATAAATGATAAATTAGAACTTTTTCAAGAAATTAAAGGCTTAACTGATACAATTATCCTATATAGGAAAAATGAAGTGTCAAAAGAAGTGTTAGAATATACTGATAGTAGTCGTTTAAATTCTGTAGCTAAAGAATATAGAAATGATAGATTATTAAAAGAAACATTTGTGAAAAACAAAGAGATAGTATTAGAAAAAGAATATTATGCCAATGGAAAATTAGCAAGGGAAATACCTTTAAAAGATGGATTGATTAATGGTGAGGCAAAAGATTATTATGAAAATGGAAAAATAAGATCAACTGCTACCTTTGTAAATGGTCATATTGATGGTGTTGTAAAAGAATATAATCAAGCTGGAAAAGTTATTAAAGAAACCTTATATAAAAATGGAAAGAAAGTTAAGTAA
- a CDS encoding TolC family protein codes for MKLRNNLIFLSFILFLSCSKVNIENENKTMMEGLKEKEISTENLRREKEGILSLDECIDLALKNNSQIKLKEIEAKIAKIDKKISFGNFLPKISAMYSISELDRYVSATIPAPDVTLGILGGITLPSLPATLTSRMVDKDFKNYALTAQLPIFVPATWFLYSAREKGENISLYTEDLTKKMIKLKVISEYYYILALESEKRVLESEYEYAKNLNKNAKLALEAESILKWQEEQTELLIKQKENAIKNNKRDLQIAKMNLMNDIGLDLNGDFRFVIPEDTVYKLPPLEDVVYDALINSELIKISHNVVAISKDKIKIAMSRFLPQISLGGGVIGTGLTLLNPQNIFFGAVMGFLSLFNGFKDVNEYEKVKLQSEAAYIQREEVIMNTIISAVNSYNNVQKSIEDKELADMNYNIAEQKFKQKKLEKEVGNITDTDLLNEITELEKAASLKEKADYKYSVSVEALKMLIEK; via the coding sequence ATGAAACTACGAAATAATTTGATTTTTCTTTCATTTATTTTATTTTTATCTTGTTCTAAAGTGAATATTGAAAATGAAAATAAGACTATGATGGAAGGTTTAAAAGAAAAAGAAATAAGCACAGAAAATTTAAGAAGAGAAAAAGAAGGGATACTAAGTTTAGATGAATGTATAGATTTAGCTTTAAAAAATAATTCTCAAATAAAATTAAAAGAAATAGAGGCTAAAATAGCTAAAATTGATAAAAAAATTTCTTTTGGTAATTTTTTACCAAAGATTTCTGCTATGTATTCAATCTCTGAGTTAGATAGATATGTGAGTGCAACGATTCCAGCACCTGATGTAACATTAGGAATTTTAGGCGGAATAACTTTGCCATCACTTCCAGCTACATTGACAAGTAGAATGGTAGATAAAGATTTTAAAAATTATGCATTAACTGCTCAACTTCCAATTTTTGTTCCAGCCACTTGGTTTTTATATTCAGCAAGAGAAAAAGGAGAAAATATCAGTTTATATACAGAAGATTTAACTAAAAAGATGATAAAGTTAAAAGTTATAAGTGAATATTACTATATTTTAGCCTTAGAAAGTGAAAAAAGAGTTTTGGAAAGTGAATATGAATATGCAAAAAATTTAAATAAAAATGCAAAATTAGCACTAGAAGCTGAAAGTATTTTAAAATGGCAAGAAGAACAGACAGAACTTTTAATAAAACAAAAGGAAAATGCTATTAAGAACAATAAAAGAGATTTACAGATTGCTAAAATGAATTTAATGAATGATATAGGTTTAGATTTAAATGGAGATTTTAGATTTGTTATTCCTGAAGATACAGTTTATAAACTTCCTCCACTTGAAGATGTTGTATATGATGCACTTATCAATAGTGAACTTATAAAAATAAGTCATAATGTAGTGGCAATTAGTAAAGATAAAATAAAAATTGCAATGAGCAGATTTTTACCTCAAATTAGTTTAGGTGGAGGAGTAATTGGAACTGGTCTAACTTTATTAAATCCTCAAAACATTTTTTTTGGAGCTGTTATGGGATTTTTATCATTATTTAATGGCTTTAAAGATGTAAATGAGTATGAAAAAGTTAAGCTACAATCGGAAGCTGCTTATATACAAAGAGAAGAAGTTATTATGAATACTATTATATCAGCAGTTAATTCATATAATAATGTTCAAAAAAGTATAGAAGATAAAGAATTAGCTGATATGAATTATAATATAGCTGAACAAAAATTTAAACAAAAAAAATTAGAAAAGGAAGTTGGAAATATTACAGATACTGATTTATTAAATGAAATAACTGAATTAGAAAAAGCGGCTAGTCTTAAAGAAAAAGCTGACTATAAATACAGTGTTTCAGTTGAAGCATTAAAAATGTTAATTGAAAAATAG
- a CDS encoding efflux RND transporter periplasmic adaptor subunit, giving the protein MKIKYILLFLIIFIFTACKKDVEEEIIRPVKIQEINSIQDGSFNIDFPAQISPTQKTVLAFKYAGKIKNINFESGDFVKKGQVIATMDNKDYMVNLEAFSKKYEAAKAVAQNAEVQFSRAEKLYKGGALAKKDYDNAVMQKNVAISTFKEASAGLENARNTLNDTKIIAPYDGYIDKKIVEAGTVIPEGGPVISFISNEITDISVNASLKDLENIKNASNIIFKDNLSEKVYPLKIKSIAQNPDSINLTYPVTFTFSNLGKDEKFLSGQTGTVTISVKNNGNQEILIPLDALFEDNGSNVYLFKNGIAVKTAVEIGELRETDKISIVKGLKSGDKVIVAGVSKLADGEKVKILGGTQ; this is encoded by the coding sequence ATGAAGATAAAATATATATTACTTTTTTTAATAATTTTTATTTTTACAGCTTGTAAAAAAGATGTAGAAGAAGAAATTATAAGACCTGTAAAAATCCAAGAAATAAATTCTATACAGGATGGAAGTTTTAATATTGATTTTCCTGCACAAATTTCTCCTACACAAAAAACTGTATTAGCTTTCAAATATGCTGGTAAAATCAAAAATATAAATTTTGAGAGTGGAGATTTTGTAAAAAAAGGTCAAGTTATTGCTACAATGGATAATAAAGATTATATGGTGAATTTAGAAGCATTTTCTAAAAAATATGAAGCAGCTAAGGCTGTTGCTCAAAATGCAGAAGTACAATTTTCTAGAGCTGAAAAATTATATAAAGGTGGAGCTCTTGCAAAAAAAGATTATGATAATGCTGTTATGCAAAAAAATGTTGCTATTTCAACATTTAAGGAAGCTAGTGCTGGACTTGAAAATGCAAGAAATACTTTAAATGATACAAAAATAATAGCTCCCTATGATGGATATATAGATAAAAAAATAGTTGAAGCAGGTACTGTTATTCCAGAAGGAGGTCCTGTCATTTCTTTTATATCAAATGAAATAACAGATATTTCTGTAAATGCTTCATTAAAAGATCTTGAAAATATTAAAAATGCTAGTAATATAATTTTTAAAGACAATTTATCAGAAAAAGTATATCCTCTTAAAATTAAAAGTATTGCTCAAAATCCTGATTCTATTAATTTAACTTATCCAGTTACATTTACTTTTTCAAATCTTGGTAAAGATGAAAAATTTTTATCTGGTCAGACAGGTACTGTGACTATATCTGTTAAAAATAATGGAAATCAAGAAATTTTAATTCCATTAGATGCACTTTTTGAAGACAATGGTTCAAATGTTTATCTATTTAAAAATGGAATAGCTGTAAAAACAGCAGTAGAAATAGGAGAATTAAGAGAAACTGATAAAATAAGTATAGTAAAAGGATTAAAAAGTGGTGATAAAGTAATAGTTGCAGGAGTAAGTAAATTAGCAGATGGAGAAAAAGTAAAGATTTTAGGAGGAACTCAATGA